Genomic segment of Colletotrichum destructivum chromosome 5, complete sequence:
ccgaagcccgcgCACGTTTATAGGGACGCCGGGCCGCCCCCGGCGCGGCTGAGGAGgctcgtcgatgtcgacccCCTGGCGCCGGCCGGGTGGGACgggaagccggcggcggcggcgagcgccACCAACGTCGACTATCTCGGTGACGGgggcgccgagctgcagAGGGCCATCGAGGCGGACGCCATCACCGCGACGCGGCTGGCGGATGCGCTGAAGCTGTTtatcggcggcgaggagagcAGCCgggccaagatcgaggaggTTCTGGGCAAGATTTGAGCTGGGGGTCGGTCTTTACTCCTATGTCGATAGGGAGGGGGTAGGAGTGCTGCGGTAGTTTGTTTACGCTGGACTGAATTTCTCAGGGTCGAAATATGAAGTAGATCACCCGTGCCATGAGACCCAttgctggtgctgttgaAGTGATACGCCGTGATTCAGACCGGTTGAGGCCATGTACCCCGGCGACAGTGGGACGACGGATTCGGTAAACAGCCCGGCAtctggaggaggaggaggaggaggaggaggaggaggaggaaaggagtCCATGTTCAGGAGCGGCAACTGTTGGTGCAGACCGATGTCGCCAAAGATCCGATAGTCGTCCGCACTGGATGTAGTAGTTGCTGATAGAGGGTCTTCTGGTATTGCCGCATTTGACCCCAACGGGACATGAAGGTTCGACATCGTCATGGGAGGGGCCTCCGAGGGAAAGGCTGTTGTCGAAGGCagctggggaggaggaggtccaGACCAGGACGTGTTCAGCAGGAGGCCGTCCAAGTGTGAGAGGGCATGGGGTTCTAGAGCCGGTTCCGCAGGGAGGATCCGGGGGATGTGAGATGCTTCGATGGTGACTTCATCCGGTCCCGCCCTGTCCTGGCTGCGGCCGTCAGACGATCCCCCATTTTGCTCCCAACACCTCCACGCATGACCGGCCGAGGGGCGCCGCTGAGActccttctccgtctcgaccAGCCCTTCAACACGGCAGACGGTCTTGGGCCGCCGCGGAGCGGTACCGGCGCCGTGCCTCCACAGATtcacctcggccagcagctcgtcgCGCTCCCGCACCAGGGACTGGATGTCGTGGAGCGCCTCGACGCAGCGGCTCTCCAGTAGCTTGTGGCGGGCTATGCtctcatcgacgacgacgtgcttCGAGAGGTGCCTGGGGTCCGCTTCCGCGAGGCCGGGGAGCTGGCCCGCGAGTTCCTGCGCT
This window contains:
- a CDS encoding Putative myc-type, basic helix-loop-helix (bHLH) domain-containing protein; amino-acid sequence: MDNNTTAPPETASTRKSTKKRVRNFSPEDRAAHRIFERGRREAFKERLTELAGQLPGLAEADPRHLSKHVVVDESIARHKLLESRCVEALHDIQSLVRERDELLAEVNLWRHGAGTAPRRPKTVCRVEGLVETEKESQRRPSAGHAWRCWEQNGGSSDGRSQDRAGPDEVTIEASHIPRILPAEPALEPHALSHLDGLLLNTSWSGPPPPQLPSTTAFPSEAPPMTMSNLHVPLGSNAAIPEDPLSATTTSSADDYRIFGDIGLHQQLPLLNMDSFPPPPPPPPPPPPDAGLFTESVVPLSPGYMASTGLNHGVSLQQHQQWVSWHG